The following proteins are co-located in the Candidatus Accumulibacter cognatus genome:
- a CDS encoding IS982 family transposase has product MDDLTETDCRMDDFYEAFEPQLNARLLTDGKRYRSRKGSLSVPELMTLVVLFHQIRYRQFKSFYLNPVGRYLRSEFPRLPTYQRCVDLLPRCAIALAALFEELTGKCSGVSIADSTPLSVCKNLRISRHRVFQGMAARGKSSTGWFFGFKLHLVINHLGELLGVKLTPGNVDDRKPLCDFADRLFGKRYADKGDIAQWLTPFLKDLGIDFVTKVRKNRKPVALDPFDQAMLRQRSLVETVIDELKNLCQIEHTRPRSPIHFAVNLLAGLIAYGLMPNKPRLPLQDFRRLSPSPKLIPN; this is encoded by the coding sequence ATGGACGATCTGACCGAGACTGACTGCCGGATGGACGACTTTTACGAAGCGTTCGAACCTCAACTCAACGCCCGGCTGCTGACCGATGGCAAGCGCTATCGGTCGAGGAAAGGCAGCCTATCCGTGCCGGAGTTGATGACGCTGGTCGTGCTATTCCACCAGATTCGCTACCGACAGTTTAAATCCTTCTATCTGAACCCTGTTGGCCGATACCTGCGTAGCGAGTTTCCCCGACTACCCACCTATCAGCGATGTGTCGATTTGCTGCCACGCTGCGCGATCGCCCTGGCCGCCCTGTTCGAGGAACTCACGGGCAAGTGCTCCGGGGTGTCGATTGCGGATTCGACTCCTCTCTCTGTCTGCAAGAACTTGCGGATTTCTCGCCACCGGGTGTTCCAGGGCATGGCGGCGCGCGGCAAGAGTTCGACCGGCTGGTTTTTCGGTTTCAAACTCCATTTAGTCATCAATCACTTGGGCGAACTGCTCGGCGTCAAGCTGACCCCAGGCAATGTCGATGACCGCAAGCCCTTGTGCGACTTTGCCGATCGCCTCTTTGGCAAGCGGTATGCGGATAAGGGCGATATCGCCCAGTGGCTGACCCCCTTTCTGAAGGATCTCGGCATCGACTTCGTGACCAAGGTCAGGAAAAACAGGAAGCCCGTCGCCCTCGATCCCTTCGACCAGGCGATGCTACGGCAGCGATCCCTCGTGGAAACCGTCATCGACGAACTGAAAAACCTCTGTCAGATCGAGCATACCCGCCCTCGCTCGCCCATCCATTTCGCCGTCAATTTGCTGGCTGGCCTCATCGCCTATGGCCTGATGCCCAACAAGCCCAGACTACCGCTTCAGGACTTCCGCCGGCTCTCGCCGTCTCCCAAACTTATCCCGAACTGA
- a CDS encoding ProQ/FinO family protein, whose protein sequence is MPTSVPVPVPGQHARQLLKELQDTYPVFRDGLPLAIGIDKQLLARLPSLDRKVLRTALGMHTHSLRYLKIMERATVRYDLDGRPADEIPTTHRSHASELIKEQLRKQAELRKAQREAEALMRERTEKLGQLVQKFGRNR, encoded by the coding sequence ATGCCCACCTCAGTTCCTGTCCCTGTCCCGGGTCAGCACGCTCGACAGCTTCTGAAGGAATTGCAGGATACCTACCCGGTCTTCCGCGACGGTCTGCCACTAGCCATCGGCATCGACAAGCAACTCCTGGCGCGTCTGCCAAGCCTTGATCGGAAGGTACTGCGCACCGCACTGGGAATGCATACGCACTCGCTGCGCTACCTGAAAATCATGGAACGGGCCACTGTACGCTATGATCTGGATGGTCGACCTGCTGACGAAATTCCGACGACACATCGCAGCCATGCCTCGGAGCTGATCAAGGAACAGCTGCGCAAGCAGGCCGAACTGCGCAAGGCACAGCGCGAGGCGGAGGCGCTGATGCGTGAGCGTACAGAGAAGCTCGGCCAACTGGTCCAGAAATTTGGCCGCAATCGCTAA
- a CDS encoding acyl-CoA-binding protein produces the protein MRDLQAQFEDAVASSKTLPERPDNATLLRLYALYKQVTEGDVEGRRPGFTDIVARAKYDAWASIKGTAADVAMQQYIAVVEQLKAS, from the coding sequence GTGAGGGACTTGCAAGCCCAGTTCGAGGACGCCGTAGCCAGCTCCAAGACCCTGCCCGAGCGCCCGGACAACGCCACCTTGCTGAGACTCTATGCCCTTTACAAGCAGGTGACCGAAGGCGATGTTGAAGGTCGTCGCCCTGGCTTTACCGATATAGTGGCTCGCGCCAAGTACGATGCCTGGGCGTCAATCAAGGGCACTGCAGCGGACGTTGCGATGCAGCAGTACATTGCCGTGGTCGAGCAACTGAAAGCATCCTGA
- a CDS encoding phasin family protein, whose protein sequence is MGKKLKELAGDVTESQLASTVKESAQQIWLAGLGAFAKAQEEGGKVFDALVKEGESIQSKTRKMTDERIAQVAGKAAGTWDRLEQVFEDRVARALGSLGVPSKQDIDRLSKRVVDLSAAVQALTEGKAAPKIAVKPVAKEDHAPVESAESKPAVAKPAARRSAAAKPVPPVTPADVLNTLPKTGDE, encoded by the coding sequence ATGGGCAAGAAACTCAAGGAATTGGCTGGTGACGTGACGGAAAGCCAACTGGCGTCGACGGTCAAGGAATCTGCTCAGCAGATCTGGCTGGCCGGGCTTGGTGCCTTTGCCAAGGCGCAGGAAGAGGGTGGCAAGGTGTTCGACGCCTTGGTCAAGGAAGGTGAAAGCATTCAGTCAAAGACCCGTAAGATGACCGACGAGCGAATCGCACAGGTGGCTGGAAAAGCGGCTGGAACTTGGGACCGCCTGGAACAGGTATTCGAGGATCGTGTTGCGCGTGCCCTGGGCAGCCTCGGTGTGCCGAGCAAGCAGGATATCGACAGACTGTCCAAGCGCGTCGTCGACTTGAGCGCGGCCGTACAGGCTTTGACCGAGGGGAAAGCAGCTCCCAAGATCGCTGTCAAGCCAGTAGCCAAGGAAGATCATGCTCCGGTTGAATCCGCTGAGTCCAAACCAGCCGTGGCCAAACCAGCTGCTCGCAGATCTGCGGCTGCAAAGCCGGTGCCCCCGGTCACGCCGGCCGACGTGTTGAACACGCTGCCGAAGACTGGCGACGAGTAA
- a CDS encoding SDR family oxidoreductase, translating to MNYFVTGATGFIGKRLVRKLLDRPDAIVHFLTRAIELPRLEELYEYWGCDDTRVIPIVGDLTQSELGVAPADIEKLKGKIDHFFHLAAIYDLKASAEDQQRANVDGTRNTVRLAEEIAARHFHLVSSIAAAGLFEGLFREDMFDEAENLDNPYFRTKHDSEGIVRKECRIPWRIFRPAIVVGDSRTGEMDKIDGPYYFFKLIQKMRRMFPSWMPTIGIEGGRINVVPVDFVVAAMDHIAHLENQDSQCFHLTDPTPMRVGDLLNTFARAAHAPEMVMRINAALLGFIPRSVRKAMFALTPVRRIRTAIMKDLGLPDDILEFVNYPTRFDCRETQRALKGSGIAVPPLDSYAWRLWDYWERHLDPDLFIDRTLRGQVEGKVVLVTGGSSGIGKATIRKMAEAGAIAVTIARDSQALEEVRREFEAASLRLITHVVDVSDPQQCASFVKFMNEEHGGVDFLVNNAGRSIRRGIENSFDRFHDFERTMEVNYFGALRLTMGFLPTMIAKRKGQIINISSIGVLTNAPRFSAYVASKAAMDAWTRCAASEFADRGIEFTTINMPLVRTPMIAPTKLYDQVPTLSPEEAADLVVEAIIHKPVRIATRLGIFGALLHSLLPKVAQITMNTSFRMFPDSSAAGTRKFPEPEPQTADQIAFSQIMRGIHF from the coding sequence ATGAATTACTTCGTTACCGGCGCCACTGGTTTCATCGGCAAGCGTCTCGTCAGAAAGCTGCTCGACCGCCCCGATGCCATCGTCCATTTTCTGACTCGCGCCATCGAGTTGCCGCGACTTGAGGAATTGTACGAGTATTGGGGCTGTGACGATACACGTGTCATCCCGATCGTTGGTGATCTCACACAGTCCGAATTGGGCGTCGCCCCAGCCGACATTGAAAAGCTGAAAGGTAAGATCGACCACTTCTTCCACCTGGCTGCGATCTATGACCTCAAAGCTAGCGCCGAAGACCAGCAGCGCGCCAATGTGGACGGCACTCGCAACACGGTGCGCCTGGCCGAGGAAATTGCAGCCCGGCACTTCCACCTAGTCAGTTCGATTGCGGCGGCCGGCCTTTTCGAGGGACTGTTCCGCGAAGACATGTTCGACGAAGCGGAGAACCTCGACAACCCCTACTTTCGCACCAAGCATGATTCCGAAGGCATTGTCCGCAAGGAATGCCGGATCCCTTGGCGTATCTTTCGCCCGGCAATCGTGGTCGGCGACTCACGCACTGGCGAAATGGACAAGATCGACGGCCCCTACTACTTCTTCAAGCTGATTCAGAAGATGCGCAGAATGTTCCCTTCCTGGATGCCGACGATCGGAATCGAAGGCGGGCGAATCAACGTCGTACCGGTCGACTTCGTCGTTGCTGCGATGGACCACATTGCGCATCTCGAAAACCAGGACAGTCAGTGCTTCCACCTGACCGATCCAACGCCGATGCGCGTCGGTGATCTGCTCAATACCTTTGCACGCGCAGCGCACGCGCCGGAAATGGTGATGCGCATCAATGCTGCCCTGCTCGGTTTCATTCCGCGTTCGGTGCGCAAGGCGATGTTCGCCCTGACGCCGGTACGCCGCATCCGTACCGCCATCATGAAGGATCTCGGGCTGCCCGACGACATCCTCGAGTTCGTCAATTACCCGACCCGCTTTGACTGCCGCGAGACGCAGCGGGCGCTCAAGGGCAGCGGGATCGCGGTGCCCCCGCTCGACAGCTACGCCTGGCGCCTGTGGGACTACTGGGAACGTCACCTCGACCCGGATCTGTTCATCGATCGCACCCTGCGCGGCCAGGTCGAAGGCAAGGTCGTCCTCGTCACAGGGGGCTCATCGGGTATCGGCAAGGCCACCATTCGCAAAATGGCCGAAGCCGGGGCGATTGCCGTGACGATCGCCCGCGACTCGCAGGCGCTCGAAGAAGTCCGCCGTGAGTTCGAAGCCGCCAGCCTGCGCCTGATCACGCACGTAGTCGACGTCTCCGATCCACAACAATGCGCTTCCTTTGTCAAGTTCATGAACGAGGAGCACGGGGGCGTCGATTTCCTGGTGAACAACGCCGGCCGCTCGATTCGCCGCGGCATCGAGAACTCTTTCGACCGCTTCCATGATTTCGAACGTACCATGGAAGTGAACTACTTCGGTGCGCTGCGCCTGACGATGGGCTTCCTGCCGACAATGATTGCCAAACGCAAAGGACAGATCATCAATATTTCGTCGATCGGGGTGCTCACGAACGCACCGCGCTTTTCGGCCTACGTCGCCTCAAAGGCAGCGATGGATGCCTGGACACGCTGCGCAGCATCCGAGTTTGCCGATCGTGGCATCGAATTCACGACCATCAACATGCCACTGGTCAGAACACCCATGATCGCTCCGACCAAGCTTTATGATCAGGTCCCAACGCTCTCCCCTGAAGAGGCTGCCGATCTGGTCGTCGAAGCCATCATTCACAAACCTGTGCGCATCGCCACCCGGCTGGGCATTTTCGGCGCCCTGCTGCACTCGCTGCTGCCCAAGGTGGCACAAATCACCATGAACACTTCCTTCCGGATGTTCCCCGATTCCAGCGCGGCAGGCACGCGCAAGTTCCCGGAACCAGAGCCACAGACCGCTGACCAGATCGCGTTCTCGCAGATCATGCGCGGAATCCACTTCTAA
- a CDS encoding 4a-hydroxytetrahydrobiopterin dehydratase, producing MLTELALEHCRPLRGSEHALDSAQALALLTDLPGWQIAEAGLLQKEFTFASYAATLLFVNTVAGLAERENHHPDLEVGYGRVKISYSTHDVAGLSRNDFICAAKIEALARI from the coding sequence ATGCTTACCGAACTTGCTCTCGAACATTGCCGGCCGCTACGCGGCAGCGAACACGCGCTGGATTCCGCGCAGGCCTTGGCCCTGCTGACCGACCTGCCAGGCTGGCAGATCGCCGAGGCAGGTCTGCTCCAGAAGGAGTTCACCTTTGCCAGCTACGCGGCCACCCTGCTATTCGTTAACACCGTTGCAGGGCTCGCCGAACGAGAAAACCATCATCCTGATCTCGAAGTCGGCTATGGTCGTGTGAAGATCAGTTACAGCACGCATGACGTTGCCGGCCTGTCGCGCAACGATTTCATCTGCGCCGCCAAGATCGAAGCTCTGGCACGAATTTGA
- the rsgA gene encoding ribosome small subunit-dependent GTPase A codes for MRLAGSVIAAYGRQYRVELRDGETLLCVPRGKKSELVCGDQVKVQRTSADQGVIATLEPRRTLLYRSDHFKQRLIAANVTQLIIVVATEPPFSDDLITRCIVAAESQDIQVLIVLNKCDLSERVPAASAILLAYEKLGYRVLKLSARNDSKRLLPYLADHTSLLIGQSGMGKSTLINALIPNVCTPTREISQALNAGKHTTTHAHLYHPSTGVALIDSPGLMAFGLRHLSLEEIARAFLELRPLLGQCRFRDCQHDREPDCSILAAVEHGAIDPRRYAAFRSLCAEIG; via the coding sequence TTGAGACTGGCCGGCAGCGTCATCGCCGCTTATGGGCGGCAATACCGTGTCGAGTTGCGCGATGGCGAGACGCTGCTCTGCGTTCCTCGTGGCAAAAAGAGCGAACTGGTCTGCGGTGACCAGGTGAAGGTGCAGCGAACAAGTGCCGACCAGGGCGTCATCGCCACGCTTGAACCGCGGCGAACACTACTCTATCGCTCGGACCACTTCAAGCAAAGACTGATAGCCGCCAATGTGACACAACTCATTATCGTCGTCGCCACCGAACCGCCGTTTTCGGACGATTTGATCACACGCTGCATCGTTGCCGCCGAAAGTCAGGACATCCAGGTTCTGATCGTTCTCAACAAATGCGACCTTAGTGAACGTGTACCGGCAGCTTCGGCGATCCTGCTGGCGTACGAGAAACTGGGTTATCGGGTTCTCAAGCTCTCTGCGCGTAACGATAGCAAACGCCTGTTGCCATACCTGGCCGACCATACCAGCCTGCTGATTGGCCAATCCGGGATGGGTAAATCAACGCTGATCAATGCCCTGATCCCAAACGTCTGTACGCCCACCCGGGAAATCTCGCAGGCACTCAACGCCGGCAAGCACACCACTACGCATGCCCACCTCTATCACCCCAGTACGGGTGTTGCGCTGATTGACTCGCCAGGACTCATGGCATTTGGCTTGCGCCATCTCTCGTTAGAGGAAATTGCGCGGGCTTTTCTCGAACTGCGACCACTGCTCGGCCAATGTCGATTTCGCGATTGCCAGCACGACCGTGAACCCGACTGCAGTATCCTTGCCGCTGTCGAGCATGGCGCCATCGACCCTCGCCGCTATGCGGCGTTCCGTTCACTCTGTGCCGAAATAGGCTGA
- a CDS encoding patatin-like phospholipase family protein, with amino-acid sequence MDDTATKLSKIGLALAGGGPVGGIYEAGAMAALAEALDGADLTNFDIYVGVSSGAFMAAAVANGMKPAQLARMLVEDESDEVFDPEMLLRPAFGEYLRRVLQVPVLFCSSLRQYLSDPWHLRLVEAFQGLSHAIPAGIFDSAGIDKLLKKLFSVGERSNHFRQLKHQLFIVATDLDTGESLAFGSPGHDDIPISLAVQASAALPGLFPPVRIGERYFVDGALIKTLHASVALHAGAELLICINPLVPFDSQLAAQRPRHGDPTPVPDHLIEGGLPVVLSQTFRSIIHSRMRTGMDRYGHEFAGRDVVLFEPTRDDADMFFTNVFSYRGRRRLCEHAYQRTRSDLYRRRHELRPIFERHGIELNLGVLKDHSRSLLSHKRHPDLAASAGALASSLGDLEAWLQAQQV; translated from the coding sequence ATGGATGATACTGCAACGAAACTTTCGAAAATAGGGCTAGCGCTGGCCGGGGGGGGACCGGTGGGAGGTATCTATGAAGCCGGCGCGATGGCTGCATTGGCAGAAGCCCTTGACGGCGCCGACTTAACTAACTTCGATATCTATGTCGGGGTCAGTTCAGGGGCTTTCATGGCAGCCGCAGTGGCCAATGGCATGAAGCCTGCCCAATTGGCACGCATGTTGGTGGAAGACGAGAGCGATGAAGTTTTCGATCCCGAAATGTTGCTGCGCCCTGCCTTCGGTGAATACCTGCGACGTGTGCTGCAAGTTCCAGTCCTGTTCTGTTCGTCCTTGCGACAGTATTTGTCGGACCCGTGGCATCTTCGCTTGGTGGAAGCCTTTCAGGGTCTCAGTCATGCCATTCCGGCAGGGATCTTCGACAGTGCCGGAATCGACAAGCTGTTGAAGAAACTGTTTTCAGTCGGCGAGCGAAGCAATCATTTCCGTCAGCTCAAGCACCAGCTATTCATTGTGGCGACCGATCTCGATACCGGAGAGTCACTTGCCTTCGGTTCGCCGGGGCATGACGATATCCCCATTTCGCTGGCGGTGCAGGCGAGTGCCGCGTTACCGGGACTATTTCCACCGGTCAGGATCGGCGAGCGTTATTTCGTCGACGGCGCCTTGATCAAGACCCTGCATGCTTCGGTTGCGCTGCACGCGGGCGCGGAACTGCTGATTTGCATCAATCCGCTGGTACCATTCGATTCGCAACTGGCTGCCCAGCGTCCACGGCACGGGGATCCAACGCCGGTACCTGACCATCTGATTGAAGGGGGCTTGCCAGTTGTCTTGTCACAAACTTTTCGCTCCATCATCCACTCGCGAATGCGAACCGGCATGGACCGCTATGGGCACGAGTTCGCAGGCAGGGATGTGGTCCTCTTTGAACCGACGCGCGACGATGCAGACATGTTCTTCACCAATGTGTTCAGCTATCGCGGCCGTCGCCGCCTTTGCGAGCATGCTTACCAGCGTACCCGCAGCGATCTGTATAGGCGGCGCCATGAGTTGCGGCCAATTTTCGAGCGGCACGGTATTGAACTGAACCTCGGCGTGCTCAAGGACCACAGTCGTTCGCTGCTGTCACACAAGCGCCACCCGGATCTGGCAGCCAGTGCCGGTGCGCTGGCTTCTTCGTTGGGCGATCTTGAAGCCTGGCTGCAGGCGCAGCAGGTTTGA
- a CDS encoding wax ester/triacylglycerol synthase family O-acyltransferase: MNSRERIAHVDNAWLRMDRPENLMQIVGVMIFQGRIDTERFKRTVAQRIVRYRRFRQIARQDVNGNWWDDDPDFDIDTHVRHSFLPAPAGKNELQKFVATMAGTPLNPSRPRWEFNLVDTADGNSAVVVRIHHAIADGIALTGVIKSLTDNDIDAPEDGGTVATPHQDDPADNQRSDPDDAFWRTILEPISEVALTSIRIGGQLWGHYLGLRKNPATIRDYVLVARAMANEVGKLALLPNDTPTRYKGKAGTVKRVAWSEPISLPEIKVVGKVLGCSVNDILLASVAGALRGYLIAKGDPVAATEIRAMVPVNLRAPDDIEDLGNRFGLVALELPIGIDNPLARLYATRARMMVLKDSYQAMLTFTLLGAAGMAPKFIQDQILNLLASKTTAVMTNVPGPQQPRFFAGCRIEQEMVWVPQAGDIGMGVSILSYNGRVQFGLITDKNMVDDPTQIVNRFADEFDKLLWLLLLEPWDRLGDPAAVEEDLGGLTDS, from the coding sequence ATGAACTCACGCGAAAGAATTGCCCACGTCGACAACGCCTGGCTGCGTATGGATCGTCCGGAAAACCTGATGCAGATCGTCGGGGTCATGATCTTCCAAGGCCGCATCGACACCGAACGTTTCAAGCGTACCGTCGCACAGCGCATTGTGCGTTACCGGCGCTTCCGGCAAATTGCCAGGCAGGATGTCAATGGTAACTGGTGGGATGACGACCCTGACTTCGACATCGACACGCATGTCCGCCATTCTTTTCTCCCGGCTCCTGCCGGCAAGAACGAACTGCAAAAATTCGTTGCCACCATGGCTGGCACCCCACTCAACCCGTCACGACCTCGATGGGAATTCAACCTTGTCGACACTGCCGACGGCAACTCCGCGGTAGTGGTCAGGATCCATCACGCGATTGCCGACGGCATCGCCCTGACTGGCGTCATCAAATCGCTGACTGACAACGACATTGATGCTCCGGAGGACGGCGGAACGGTGGCAACCCCTCATCAGGATGATCCTGCTGACAACCAGAGGAGCGATCCCGACGACGCTTTCTGGCGAACGATCTTGGAGCCCATCAGCGAAGTTGCGTTGACCTCGATCCGCATCGGGGGCCAGTTGTGGGGACACTACCTGGGTCTGCGTAAGAACCCCGCGACGATCCGCGACTACGTGCTCGTCGCCAGGGCCATGGCCAACGAAGTCGGCAAGCTGGCGCTACTGCCCAATGACACCCCGACGCGCTACAAGGGCAAAGCGGGGACGGTCAAACGGGTCGCCTGGTCCGAGCCGATCTCCTTGCCCGAAATCAAGGTCGTCGGCAAGGTTCTCGGCTGCTCGGTGAACGACATCCTGCTGGCTTCGGTAGCAGGTGCTCTGCGCGGCTACCTGATAGCCAAAGGCGACCCGGTGGCTGCCACCGAGATTCGTGCGATGGTCCCTGTCAATTTACGCGCACCGGATGACATCGAGGATCTTGGAAACCGCTTTGGTCTGGTGGCTCTCGAACTGCCGATTGGCATCGACAACCCACTGGCCAGGCTCTATGCAACTCGCGCCAGGATGATGGTGTTGAAGGATTCCTATCAAGCGATGCTGACCTTCACCCTGCTGGGCGCCGCCGGCATGGCGCCCAAGTTCATCCAGGACCAGATCCTCAATCTGCTGGCTAGTAAGACGACGGCGGTGATGACCAACGTCCCCGGCCCACAGCAGCCGCGCTTTTTCGCCGGCTGCAGGATCGAGCAGGAAATGGTCTGGGTCCCGCAAGCCGGTGACATCGGCATGGGTGTCAGCATTCTCTCCTACAACGGCCGGGTACAGTTCGGACTCATCACCGACAAGAACATGGTCGACGACCCTACGCAAATCGTCAACCGCTTTGCCGACGAATTCGACAAGCTCCTGTGGCTGCTGCTACTCGAGCCTTGGGACCGACTCGGCGACCCGGCAGCGGTGGAAGAAGACCTGGGCGGCCTGACCGATAGTTGA
- a CDS encoding polyhydroxyalkanoic acid system family protein — translation MSEIIIRRRHDKSLAEARTAAEHMAGELQEEFGLDYAWDGNRMRFKRPGVTGELTLDEKEVSLSIRLGLLLFAVKPAIERAAHRYFDENFPV, via the coding sequence ATGAGCGAAATCATCATTCGCCGCCGGCATGACAAGAGCCTCGCCGAAGCGCGTACCGCCGCCGAACATATGGCCGGTGAATTACAGGAAGAGTTTGGCCTTGACTACGCGTGGGACGGGAACCGGATGCGTTTCAAGCGGCCGGGGGTGACCGGCGAACTGACCCTCGACGAAAAGGAAGTGTCGCTCAGCATCCGTCTTGGACTCCTGCTCTTCGCTGTCAAACCAGCTATCGAACGCGCAGCCCACAGATACTTCGACGAGAACTTTCCGGTCTGA
- a CDS encoding TetR/AcrR family transcriptional regulator, whose product MEKKPKRRTRERIIETSLRLFNDFGEPNVTTTVIADEMNISPGNLYYHFNNKDEILESIFTVFEREIKDTLAVPTRRPANVEDIWLFLHLLFEKIWQYRFFYRDLNDLLTRNRLLEIHFQQILAHKVHTAKTLCEGLVSAGAMRANTEELRALAMNMTVIATYWLSFEYVRDPRGKLDSDHIGCGVYQVMAMVSPFLLGESKDLLERLSQEYLGAKRPA is encoded by the coding sequence ATGGAAAAAAAACCGAAGCGGCGAACGCGTGAACGCATCATCGAGACCAGCCTTCGCCTGTTCAATGACTTTGGCGAGCCAAACGTGACAACCACGGTCATTGCCGACGAGATGAATATCAGCCCCGGCAATCTTTATTACCATTTCAATAACAAGGATGAGATTCTCGAGTCGATTTTTACGGTCTTTGAGCGGGAGATCAAGGATACGCTGGCGGTACCGACTCGCAGACCTGCCAATGTGGAAGACATCTGGTTGTTCTTGCATCTCCTTTTCGAAAAGATCTGGCAGTATCGTTTTTTCTACCGCGATTTGAACGATCTGCTGACGCGCAATCGCCTGCTGGAAATCCATTTCCAGCAAATCCTGGCGCATAAGGTGCACACTGCGAAGACCCTGTGCGAAGGCCTGGTGTCGGCAGGTGCCATGCGCGCCAACACCGAGGAGTTGCGTGCACTGGCGATGAACATGACGGTCATTGCGACCTATTGGCTCTCTTTCGAGTATGTTCGTGATCCGCGCGGCAAACTCGACAGTGACCATATCGGGTGTGGTGTCTACCAGGTGATGGCGATGGTTTCACCCTTTCTGCTGGGTGAATCCAAAGACCTGCTCGAAAGGCTGTCACAAGAATACCTCGGCGCAAAGCGCCCTGCTTGA
- a CDS encoding acyl-CoA carboxylase subunit beta yields MTIRPELIEKLRTQRAKLTENVSPEKLEALHAKGLLSARERLDALFEEGTFQELGLYATHAATAFGMAGRFLPADGVIAGNGYVGNTQVAAFSQDFSVVAGTLGKMQARKITRIMRHALKIGVPVVAFKDSGGARIQEGVDALSGYGDVFYANVLLSGVVPQIAVICGPCAGGAAYSPALMDFVIMTRNNAHMFLTGPEVIKAVTGRATTMAEVGGAEMHSTVSGNAHFVAEDDQHAIALVKQLLSYLPANNTEDPPHHLDVPIEEMEDPAINDCIPDSPSEPLDMYSVIRRIVDRAELLEVHAGFARNVIVGFARISGVVVGIVANQPMVMAGALDLNAADKVARFVRTCNIFNVPVVTLVDVPGFLPGVEQERGGIIRHGAKMLSAYGSCTAPKITVILRKAYGGSYLAMCSQEMGADMVYAWPTAEIAVMGAEAAVKILYRKELEKAEDRQAKAAELAQEYRDEFASPYVSASNFYITDVIEPQDTRWMVALALRKTLDKRELRPAKKHGNIPM; encoded by the coding sequence ATGACGATACGACCGGAGTTGATAGAGAAACTGCGTACGCAGCGTGCAAAACTGACCGAAAATGTCAGTCCCGAGAAACTGGAGGCGCTGCACGCAAAGGGTCTCCTGTCCGCACGCGAGCGACTCGACGCATTATTTGAAGAAGGCACTTTCCAGGAGCTCGGCCTTTACGCCACGCATGCCGCTACTGCGTTCGGCATGGCCGGGCGGTTCCTGCCCGCTGACGGAGTGATTGCCGGCAACGGCTACGTGGGGAACACCCAGGTTGCCGCTTTCAGTCAGGACTTCAGTGTCGTTGCCGGAACGCTTGGCAAGATGCAGGCACGTAAGATCACCCGCATCATGCGCCATGCCCTGAAGATCGGCGTACCGGTGGTGGCCTTCAAGGATTCTGGCGGTGCGCGAATTCAGGAAGGCGTCGATGCGCTCTCAGGCTACGGCGACGTCTTTTATGCAAACGTCCTTCTCTCTGGCGTTGTACCGCAGATCGCCGTGATCTGTGGGCCGTGCGCTGGGGGGGCCGCCTACTCGCCGGCGCTGATGGACTTCGTGATCATGACACGCAACAATGCACACATGTTCCTGACCGGCCCGGAGGTAATCAAGGCGGTGACTGGACGGGCGACGACGATGGCTGAGGTCGGCGGTGCCGAGATGCATTCCACGGTCAGCGGCAACGCTCACTTCGTTGCCGAGGACGACCAGCACGCAATCGCGCTGGTCAAGCAACTGCTTTCCTACCTGCCGGCCAACAATACTGAGGATCCGCCACATCATCTCGATGTGCCGATCGAGGAGATGGAAGACCCGGCGATCAACGACTGCATCCCGGACAGCCCGTCCGAACCGCTGGACATGTATTCGGTGATCCGCCGTATCGTGGACCGTGCCGAACTGCTTGAAGTACATGCGGGTTTTGCTCGCAACGTGATCGTCGGCTTTGCCCGGATCAGCGGCGTGGTGGTTGGCATCGTCGCCAACCAGCCGATGGTGATGGCCGGCGCCCTCGACCTCAATGCCGCGGACAAGGTGGCCCGTTTTGTGCGGACCTGCAACATTTTCAACGTACCGGTGGTGACCCTGGTCGATGTTCCGGGTTTCCTGCCAGGGGTCGAGCAGGAACGCGGCGGCATCATCCGTCACGGCGCGAAAATGCTCTCCGCGTACGGTTCATGCACTGCACCGAAGATCACGGTAATCCTGCGCAAGGCCTATGGCGGCTCATACCTTGCCATGTGCAGCCAGGAAATGGGAGCGGACATGGTTTACGCCTGGCCGACCGCAGAGATTGCCGTGATGGGCGCCGAAGCTGCCGTGAAAATTCTCTATCGCAAGGAACTCGAAAAGGCCGAGGATCGCCAGGCAAAGGCCGCGGAACTGGCGCAAGAATACCGCGACGAGTTCGCTTCGCCATACGTCTCGGCGAGCAATTTCTATATCACCGACGTCATCGAACCACAGGACACGCGTTGGATGGTCGCTCTCGCACTGCGCAAGACTCTCGACAAGCGTGAACTCAGGCCGGCCAAGAAACACGGCAACATTCCCATGTAA